The window TAAAGTGCCTCCGTAAATATGTGGTTGTATTATATCACAAACCCGAATTCAACGCAACGGCGGGCGGTTCCCGCTCGAAAACGCCGTCTGACCTTTACGAAATATCGTTCGCAAAGATTGGAGAAACGCATCAATAAAACAGGCGCACATCAGGTGCGCCCCGGTTTTTTTGTTTCTTTCGTTTTTTGATTTATTGATTTTTCATTCCGCCTTCGGCTAAATCGCCGCCAGGTCCCTTCTCAGCTGCCTGATAATCTTTTTTTCCAGCCGTGAGATGTATGACTGCGAAATCCCGAGCTGGTCGGCGACTTCCTTCTGGGTCAGTTCTTTTTGTCCGAACAGCCCGAACCGCATGCACATGATCTCCCGTTCGCGCGCCTGCAGCCGTTCAACCGCCTCATACAGCTGTCTGCGCTCGTCGTCGCTCTCGACTTTGAATCCGATGTCGTCGCCGTCGCTTCCGAGCACATCCGCGACAAGCAGTTCGTTTCCGTCCTTATCGATATTTAACGGCTGCTCGAGCGAGAGTTCCCCCCGTTGGCCCGAGCACTTGCGCAGATACATTAAAATTTCGTTTTCGATGCATCGCGAGGCATAAGTCGCGAGTTTGATATTTTTATCCTGCTTGAACGTGTTGACCGCTTTGATCAGCCCGATCGTTCCGATCGAGATCAAATCCTCGACGTTGGAGGTGCCCGCGTCGAATTTTTTCGAGATATACACGACGAGCCGCAGGTTATGTACGATCAGCTTTTCGCGCGCCGCATTGTCCGCCGCGCAGACGGACAGCAATTCCCGCTCGACGTCGGGATCGAGCGGCGGCGGCAATATTTCCGGCCCGTTGATATAAAACACCGGGCGCAGCCCGAACAACCGCGCCAAGAAATTGAATATTCGGGCAATCCCTCTCATCTTTATGATCATCCTCTCGCTTTTTCAGGCCCCGATCTCTTCGCTGACGGCTGAAGGCAGCAGCGTCTCCCCGTCCCGGTCGAGTTTGTCCGATACCGCAATCAACAGTTTCACATCCTTGCTTCCGATGACAACGGAATCCGGCAAAAACCCGGGCAAAAGCCCGCCGCCGCCTACGGTCCTGCAGGGGATCAATCTCAACCTGCGCCGCCACCCCTCGTCATAACAGATCCCGTCTCCGCAGAAAAACCGTACCGCGTCTCCGGTGAATAACGGAGAAACCGCGCTCTCGGGCGTCACCGCGACCGGGAGGCCGCTGATCGGGTCACTGAGCATATTTCCGCTGTCGACGACGGCTTCCAGCACCACGCTCCGCCTTCCGACCCGCACGGTCATCCTGCAGCTTTTTGCCGGCAGTTTGGATTCGGTCAACTTGAAAAAGATGCGCAAAATCAGATAACATCCCGCGGTCTCTCCGATCAGAAGCAGCGGCGAAATCTCGAAATAAACCGCTCCGCCCCGATATGAAAGCCCTTTCGCCCCGAGTGTCCGGCACAGTAAAATCGCGCCGGCGAACACCGCCCCGCACCCGCAGAAGCAGAGCATCCGCTTCAAAAACGCCTTGAATCCCACCGAACGAAACGCCGCCAAAATGATGATCGCCGCACAGATCAGGTTTGCCAAAATGCATAAAAGCGGGTAATCGCCGAGAAAAAACAATAACCCCGACAACCCGCCGAGCGCGCTCGCCAGGAGCAGCCGCCATCCGATGACCCGGGCGCGGCAAAATTTCGCCGTCGCCGCCAGTTGGAACAAGGTCATATACGCATTGAGCAGAACCAGGATATCAACATAGACGACGGTCATCGTGATCATCCTTCCGCAGCGTTCATGTCAAGAGTATACCGCCCTGCCCGCGCGAATCCTGCCGAAATAATCATTCGGAATTCGGAAATAAAAATCGAGAAATAGAATCGTTTCTTTCTTCGGAATCAAGTTCTTCAGACATGAAACTCATTTTCTGTTACCGGGGGTACTTGCTGATGTTTTTACCGTTCTGAATTCTTAATTCCGAATTCTGAATTGTTCTAACTCGGCTTCCTGTTCAGATACTTCTCCCTTGTCGCCGATCCGCCCCGGATATGCCGCTGTTCGCGGTTGCAGTCCAGCACCCTGCGCACACGCAGAAACAGCGTCCGATCAATATTTCGAAGCCGCTCTGTCATATCCTTATGTACCGTGCTCTTGCTGACGCCGAAACGCTTTGCGGCGTCGCGGACGGTGGCGCCGCTCGCGGCGATATAGGCCCCCAGCATCAATACCCTGTCCGAGATCGGGTCCAAAGACCCGTAATCCTTCCCAAGCCGTCCCCGTTTCATCCTCCGCCCTCCCGATTTTTTTATAATGTATGCAGGTTCGGGCTCGAAAAATAACCTTTGCGGGGGTTTCTTTTCGCTTGTCTGTCAAATGAAAAATCCAGGAGTAAAATGCGGCGTCGGGTTTTGGCGGAAACCGTTGAATCCTGTTGGGTTTTATGTTAAAATACTGTCATTTC is drawn from Oscillospiraceae bacterium and contains these coding sequences:
- a CDS encoding sigma-70 family RNA polymerase sigma factor; the protein is MRGIARIFNFLARLFGLRPVFYINGPEILPPPLDPDVERELLSVCAADNAAREKLIVHNLRLVVYISKKFDAGTSNVEDLISIGTIGLIKAVNTFKQDKNIKLATYASRCIENEILMYLRKCSGQRGELSLEQPLNIDKDGNELLVADVLGSDGDDIGFKVESDDERRQLYEAVERLQAREREIMCMRFGLFGQKELTQKEVADQLGISQSYISRLEKKIIRQLRRDLAAI
- a CDS encoding sigma-E processing peptidase SpoIIGA; this encodes MITMTVVYVDILVLLNAYMTLFQLAATAKFCRARVIGWRLLLASALGGLSGLLFFLGDYPLLCILANLICAAIIILAAFRSVGFKAFLKRMLCFCGCGAVFAGAILLCRTLGAKGLSYRGGAVYFEISPLLLIGETAGCYLILRIFFKLTESKLPAKSCRMTVRVGRRSVVLEAVVDSGNMLSDPISGLPVAVTPESAVSPLFTGDAVRFFCGDGICYDEGWRRRLRLIPCRTVGGGGLLPGFLPDSVVIGSKDVKLLIAVSDKLDRDGETLLPSAVSEEIGA
- a CDS encoding sporulation transcriptional regulator SpoIIID, producing the protein MKRGRLGKDYGSLDPISDRVLMLGAYIAASGATVRDAAKRFGVSKSTVHKDMTERLRNIDRTLFLRVRRVLDCNREQRHIRGGSATREKYLNRKPS